In the genome of Aequorivita sp. H23M31, the window ATGCAGAGGCAACATCTATTATCAATTCTAATAAATATGTAATTATTTCAGGACCTCCAGGAATTGGAAAGACTACCATGGCTGAAATGTTAGTTTTCGATTTATTAGCCCAATCAGATTATGAATTTGTGTTTTTGGCTGATAGTATTGATGATGGCTTTAAGTTATTCGATGAAGATAAGGAACAAATCTTTTTGTTCGATGACTTTTTAGGTAGAAATTTTTTGCAAAATTCTATTGCAAATAACGAAGAGAAAAATATTATTAGATTTATAAACAAGATTCAAAAATCTTCTAACAAGGTTTTAATATTTACGACAAGAGAATATATTTTAAATCAGGCAAAACAAAGGTTTGATATTTTTGAACGGGACCTGTCCAAGTGTCTACTTGATGTTTCCAAATATAACGATTTTACAAAAGCACTTATTCTATATAATCATCTATCAATTAATGAAATTCCATTTGAATATATTGATGAGATTATAAAGCAAGAATATCTATTTAAAATTATAAATCACAGAAACTATAATCCGCGAATTATTCATTCCTTTACCCAAGGCAAAATTTGGGAAGGATACGAACCATTAGAATTTCCTCAATATGTTATGAAATTGTTTGATTCTCCTTTTTTAATATGGGAGCACGTTTATGAGAATCAAATATCTGATCTGTCCAGAATTATCTTGGATTGTTTATTGATTTCGGGAAGTGAAATTAATTATGGCCAATTATTTAAACAGATTCAATATTATTTGAAAATAAATAGTACGAGTTTTAACATTTCAATAAATAGTCGAAATTTTAAATCCTCCCTTAAAGAAATGGAAAACTCTATGATCCAGATTAATAAATTGCCAAATGGAAATTTGGCAATTAAATATCAAAACCCCTCAATTCAGGACTTTTTAGTATCTTATATAAATATGGATTCAATTGCTAAAGAACAACTGTTATCCTCAATTCTTTTTTTAAAACCTGCGCTGGCAATAACGGGGAGAAAAGAGATCGAAGATTCTCATAAAGTGGAACTAAATTCTGAAGAATTAAAATTGATTGAAAATATAGTCTTTAGGAATTTTGACATTCTCGAAATGGATTCTAAGCAATCGAAATATTTTAAACCGAGCAGAGAGGATTTAATTATTTTAAAAATTGATCTTCTAAGAGATTTCTTTGGAAGAGAAAATAGAAGTTTGTTGGCGTTTGTTAAAGATAATTTAAGGGAGATTTGCTATTCGAATAATATAACCAACAATTCAATATGTAATTTCTTTTCATTGTTGAGTCATTTTACAGGTGAAGAAGCTTTTGATATAGAAAGAATATTGATGAATAATTTTGAAAGCATCATATATTTCGACGAATTACCAGCAATATTTGAAATCAAAACTGCTTTTCCCATTCAATTTGAAAAATTTCAAAATGAAAACGAGGATCTTTATAATGCTGTTTTTTATGATGTGATTTCAAACCTAGATTATGCAATTCCAGACGAATCTCCTATTCATAGTTTAAAGAATAAATTGAAACAACTAAAAGAAATAGAATACTATCATGACTTCGACACGTCTTATGAACGACAGAAAGTTGAAAAAACGATAGAAGAACTTGAGAAAATAGAACAACAAGACGCTCACTCTGAATATGATGAATTTCCGGATGCTTATTTCCCACAAAGGGTAAGCTATACAGATGGAAGTTTAAGTAGTTATATAGCTGATGAGGAATATAAAGAGCATAAACGAGAATCTAAGGATGAAGCTGCGAATGAAAAGGAGTTTATAAAGAATCTTTTCAGATCGTTGAAATAAAGTAGTAATTTTTTTATTCATTTGTAAGATGGTGTTTTTAACTGTCTTTTTAGTATGTTGGTTAGGTTTCAAAATGGAATCTAATTAATTCAATATAGGCCGGTCTTCATTAATTCATTAAATTTGCAGTGGTAAAAAATCCATTAATCTTTTGATTGATTCCACATCAAATAGTCACTCTAGAGCCAAGTCTTCTCATAAAAATATTAGAGGTTTTCATGGCCTAATTTCCCACTTTAGAAGTAGGTTAGAGAACTTACCCGAATCTCCTTTGGAAGTAGAGGATATTGATCATTTTTATGATAGGATAAACAGTCTCCGTTTTTCTTTTTTTGGTAATTATTATCGTAAGTATATTGAGAATCTAAATAGGTTCAGGCCTTCGGAAGAGAATAATTTTGATGTCACCTTTTTAAAAATTGCAATTGCCGAAGACGAGTGGAAGCCTACAAAACCTTATCCGGTTTTTATTTACCACTTAAAATATAGGTTTAAGCTTACTTCCTTCTTTTTTATTAAACGCCAAAAAAAGCGCAATCATAAAAAATTAAATCCCGAGATTGTTATTGATAAGAAAACGTCCAAATTCGATTCAGAAAAAAAATGGACCCAAGTACCTCTTGGAGATAAAAAGTGCCAGCCGGGTTGTGGCTGCTCAAAGTAGAAAACGGGTTTTTCTGTGCAATGCATTCTGAGTTATCGATGAGAATATTTGATGACTATAAAACTTCTCATTATCGAATGTCACTATAAAACACCCACCATTTTAAAGTCTTGATTCTTGGTTTTTGTTTCCTGGGTCTAGAAGCATAGCAGGCTAGATTCTATTCCGGTTTTGAATAAGGATTATAGTACAATAAAAAAGCCCCTCCAAATCGAAGGGGCTTCTGTTTTATTAGCAAAGAATTGCTTATTGTCCGTCTGTAGCGTCGTTCACAGCGTCTTTTGTGTCGTCGGCAGCTTGCTCAACAGCATCTCCTGCATCTTCCAAAGCGTCTTCAGTGGCATCAGCAGCATCGTCAAGCTTGTTACCTGCGTGGTCCAATGCATTTTCTGTGTCCATTTGAACAGATTCTGCAGTGTCCTCAGCATTTTCTTTGGTGGTTTCTCTGCAAGAGTAAACAGAAGCAACTAATGCAAGAGCAGCAAGTGATAAAAAGATTTTTTTCATTTTGAAAATAAATTAGTGATTAATAGTGCGCAAAAGTAGTTAAAAATATGATTGAATATTATTTGTGATGAATTATTTTTTTATTTTTTTATAGGAATTTATCCCACTAAATTTTGGAAATATTCCAAATATTCATATTTTTAGCAGATGGAAAGAACATTACCACTTGAAGCCAAGCGTTTCAAACAGTTACGTGAAGAATTTGGCTATACGCAGCAGGCTTTTGCCGAACTCTTGGATGCAGGATCCACCACCGCAGACATCGAGCGGGGAAAGACTAAGATATCCGGAAAGATTGTAGCGGCTCTTATGGGACAGTTTCAGATCAATCCTTTATGGCTTTTTGGCGAAAGTGGTGAAAAACATATTAATACCCGCAGTGGAGATGTGTCGCCATTAGTTGTTACCCTGGACTCCAGTGGGAATGATAATATTGTTTTGGTCAATCAAAAAGCGGCCGCCGGATACCCAAATAATATTCAAGATGTAGGGTGGTATCAATCGCTCCCCAGTTTT includes:
- a CDS encoding nSTAND3 domain-containing NTPase; the protein is MKNYDFQILSPFEFEMLSRDLLQLHLNIHLESFGEGADQGIDLRHSNGEILIVQAKRYKTYKSLASNLKGELKKAEKLNPERYILTTSVSLTPGNKEEIKKLFQPYIKSSEDIFGREDLNNLLTQFPEVEDNFNKLWLSSTDILKKIFNRQVINQTKFVLDEIKEKIKVYVQNDSYAEATSIINSNKYVIISGPPGIGKTTMAEMLVFDLLAQSDYEFVFLADSIDDGFKLFDEDKEQIFLFDDFLGRNFLQNSIANNEEKNIIRFINKIQKSSNKVLIFTTREYILNQAKQRFDIFERDLSKCLLDVSKYNDFTKALILYNHLSINEIPFEYIDEIIKQEYLFKIINHRNYNPRIIHSFTQGKIWEGYEPLEFPQYVMKLFDSPFLIWEHVYENQISDLSRIILDCLLISGSEINYGQLFKQIQYYLKINSTSFNISINSRNFKSSLKEMENSMIQINKLPNGNLAIKYQNPSIQDFLVSYINMDSIAKEQLLSSILFLKPALAITGRKEIEDSHKVELNSEELKLIENIVFRNFDILEMDSKQSKYFKPSREDLIILKIDLLRDFFGRENRSLLAFVKDNLREICYSNNITNNSICNFFSLLSHFTGEEAFDIERILMNNFESIIYFDELPAIFEIKTAFPIQFEKFQNENEDLYNAVFYDVISNLDYAIPDESPIHSLKNKLKQLKEIEYYHDFDTSYERQKVEKTIEELEKIEQQDAHSEYDEFPDAYFPQRVSYTDGSLSSYIADEEYKEHKRESKDEAANEKEFIKNLFRSLK